The genomic segment TTCCTGGTCCACAACGGCAAGACCTTTATGAAGGTGTACGTGACCGAGGACATGGTCGGGCACAAGCTCGGCGAGTTCTCCCCGACGCGCACCTTCAAGGGGCACTCCGGCGGCAAGAAGGCGGCCGCGGCCGCCGGGGGCAAGTAGGGGCGAGTGGGCGGTGGTGGGTGGGCAGTGGGCAGTGCCGACCGACCGACTCGTTGACGGGTCACCCGAATTTGTCGACCTTACTGCCAACTGCACACTGACCACTGCACACTGTTATGGACTACAAAGCCAAACATCGGTTCGCGGACACGGGCCCCCGGAAGATCCGGTTGTTCGCGGATCTGATCCGCGGCAAGAACGTGGACGAGGCGCTCCAGCTCCTGCGGTTCTATCACAACCGCGGTGCGAAGTTGCTCCTGGCCGTC from the Frigoriglobus tundricola genome contains:
- the rpsS gene encoding 30S ribosomal protein S19, with product MSRSLKKGPHVDLRLLAKVEKQGPNKDAIKTWSRDCTIVPEFIGATFLVHNGKTFMKVYVTEDMVGHKLGEFSPTRTFKGHSGGKKAAAAAGGK